The genomic interval ATGATAAAATTTAGTTAGTTTTTCAAGCAGAGGAGGACATTTATTTTGGAAAAATCAACAGCAATTGGTGCGGTTTTAGGTGTAATTTCAATCTTTGTAGGAATGGTTCTTAAAGGTGCTCCATTGTCGGCATTAAATAATCCAGCGGCATTCTTGATTATTATTGGTGGTACAATTTCATGCCTGACCACTGCTCACACTATGGAGCAGGTAAAAATGATACCGACATTATTTAAGAAGGCATTTAAGGCACCTGATACGAGACCAAAAGCGGAATTGTTAAAATTATTTGTTGAATTGTCACAAATTGCGAGACGTGAAGGGATTTTGGCACTTGAAAATAAAGTTTCGGAAATTCAAGATCCATTTTTTAAAAGTGGTTTGAATATGGTAATTGATGGGATGGATCCGGAATTTGTTAGCGATGTACTTGATGCCGAGTTAGAAGTAATGGAACAACGCCATAGAGAAGGTGCAGCAATCTTTATTCAAGGTGGTACATATGCACCGACGTTGGGTGTTTTAGGTGCGGTGGTCGGTTTGGTTGCTGCGCTTGGGAATTTGAATGATATTGATAAACTTGGTCATTCTATTGCAGCCGCATTTATTGCAACATTACTGGGGATTTACACTGGTTATGTTGTATGGCTTCCTTTTGCGAATAAATT from Massilibacillus massiliensis carries:
- the motA gene encoding flagellar motor stator protein MotA; protein product: MEKSTAIGAVLGVISIFVGMVLKGAPLSALNNPAAFLIIIGGTISCLTTAHTMEQVKMIPTLFKKAFKAPDTRPKAELLKLFVELSQIARREGILALENKVSEIQDPFFKSGLNMVIDGMDPEFVSDVLDAELEVMEQRHREGAAIFIQGGTYAPTLGVLGAVVGLVAALGNLNDIDKLGHSIAAAFIATLLGIYTGYVVWLPFANKLKMLSAVEIAEKRMIIEGVLSLQAGDSPTAIEAKLMVFIPQRERDLIKADKERA